The Tessaracoccus timonensis sequence CCCCGCCCCACCCGGTCGTCGAGTAGGCGACGCAGTCGCCGTATCGAGGCGCTCGTCAGCGCGACTTCAAGAGCGCTTCCTTCTGCTCGAGCGTCGTGGCGAGGTCGGCCTCCCACTCCTTGCGCTGTTGCTTCGCCTGCTTGGCAGCGTGCTTGTCGCCGTGCAGCTCGATGGCTTCCTTGCGCACGTCGATGGACGACTCGATGGCGCTTTCGACGGTGCTCGCCGTGCCGTCGAGTGACTCCTGTAGTGCCGCCTTCGACATGGTCTGGGCGAGCTGCTCGCGCATGGCCATGACGTCGAAGCCGGCCTCCGGCCAGCGCGGCTTCATGTCGACGAGCGTGCGCGTGATGATCTCCGTGATGGCGGCTCGGACGTACCACTTCCGGTCGGCAGGGACGACGTACCAGGGCGCGTACTCGGTATTCGTGAATCGGAACACGTCGGCGTAGGCCTCCTGGTAGTCGTCCCACTTGGCACGGGTCTTGAGGTCGCTCGCCGAGAACTTCCAGCGCTTGTCAGGGCGGTCCAGGCGTTCCATGAGGCGCCGGGCCTGCTCGTCGTAGCTCACCATGAGTGCGAACTTCAGCACGGTGGTGCCGTTCTTGACGAGCTGCTCTTCGAAGCTATTGATCTCGGCGTAGCGCCCCCGCCACACGTCCTCCGGCACGATGTTGTCGACGCGCTGCACCAGCACGTCTTCGTAGTGCGAGCGATCGAACACGCCGATGCGCCCCGGCACGGGCAGCGCGCGGCGGATGCGCCACAGGAAGTGGTGCGATGCCTCTTCCTCCGTCGGCACCCCGAACGAGCGCAACTGGACTCCTTGCGGGTCGACCATGCCCATGACATGCCTAGCCACGCCACCTTTGCCGGCAGTGTCGAGTCCCTGCACCACGACGAGCAACGAACGCTCGCCGCCGGCCCGGCCCTCTGCGAAGAGCCGCTCCTGCAGCTCCGCGAGGAGCTCACCGCGCGTGGCCATCACCTGCGCTCCGTCCGACTTCGTGCCGTCGAAGCCAGCTTTGCCATTGCGGTCAAACGTGGCGAGGTCGAAGTCGTCGGTGACGCGCAGCACTTCGCGGGGGTCAGTGGTCCAGCTCATGGGTGCCCTTCCGGTAGGTGACGTTCCATTCTGCCAGCAATCACGCCGGGGGCGAGTCGTTCTGCCCCGCTCGCGATGCGTCAGTTCTCCCAGGTGCCGACGATGGACCCGCGCGCGAGCACGTGCCCGACGGTCTGGAACGCGGCCGCAGTGGCGGAGGTGTGCTCGTCGACGTCGAGCAGCGTGTCGAGCGCGTGCACGGTGAAGTAGTAGCGGTGCGGGCCGTGGCCCTCCGGCGGGGCCGACCCAAGATAGCCCACGCCGCCACCGTCGTGTTTTAGAACGACGGCGCCGTCGGGGAGGTTGCCGTTCGCATCGCGCTCAAGGCTGCGAAGCGTCGGTGGCAGATTCACCACCGACCAATGCCACCAACCCGCAGGCGTGGGAGCGTCCGGGTCGTAGACGTGGAGGTAGATGGACTTGGTGCCCTCCGGCACCTCCGACCACGCCAGCTGCGGGCTCACATCGCGGCCGCCCGCGCCCATGAACTCGGCGGTGCATTCGAGCGGCAGGGAGCCGCCGTCGGAAAAATCGTCACTGGTGACGGTGAGCGGCGCGCCACCGTCGATGCCGTTGTATGGATCTCGCATGGCTCCACTTCACCAAATCTGGGCGAATGTTGCAGGGAAACCGCGAAACGGCACCGACGGCGACCACTCGCCGCGACTAGGTGAGGCGCTCCTTCGGGGAGGACTCGTAGGTGCGCTGCGCGTCCTTCTCCGCCACCTCATCCAGCACCTCGTTGACGGCGTCCCACACGTCGTCGCCGATGGGATTGTTCGAGGCTTCGACGTTTTCCGCCACCTGCTCGGGGCGCGACGCCCCGATGATCGCCGCCGCGACGTTCGGGTTGTGCAGCACCCACGCGATCGCGAGCTGCGCCATGGTGAGGCCGGCCTCGTCGGCGATGGGGCGCAGCTTCTGCACCTGTTCGACGGCCTGCTGGTTGTCCAGGAAGCGCGCCACCATGTTCTTGCCGCCCTTGTCATCGGTGGCACGGGAGCCGGCCGGCGGCTGCTCGCCAGGCTTGTACTTGCCGGTGAGCACGCCCTGCGCGACGGGCGACCACACGATCTGCGACACCCCGAGCTCATCGCACGTGGGCACAACCTTGTCTTCGATCACCCGCCACAGCGCGGAGTACTGCGGCTGGTTGGTGACCAGCTGGAACCCGAGCTGGCGCGCCATCTGGTGGCCCTCGCGGATCTGCTCAGCCGTCCACTCCGAGACGCCGATGTACAGCGCCTTGCCCTGGCGCACCACGTCGGCGAAGGCCTGCATGGTTTCCTCCAGCGGCGTCTCGTAGTCGTAGCGGTGGGCCTGGTAGATGTCGACGTAGTCGGTCTGCAGGCGCTCCAGCGAGCCGTTGATGGATTCCATGATGTGCTTGCGCGAGAGCCCAGTGTCGTTCGCGCCGCCCGGCCCGGTGGGCCAGTACACCTTGGTGAAGATTTCGAGCGATTCGCGACGCTGACCCTTCAGCGCCTCGCCAAGCACCGACTCGGCGACGGTGTTGGCGTACACATCGGCGGTGTCGAAGCTGGTGATGCCAGCGTCGAGCGCCGCGTGGACGCACTTCGTGGCTACCTCATTTTCCACCTGGGAACCGTGGGTGAGCCAGTTGCCGTAGGTGATCTCGGAGATCTTGAGACCGGAGTTTCCTGCGTAGCGATACTTCATGCCTCCACCCTAGTTGGGGGTTTGGAAAGGGGGAGAGGGGCACCAGCTAACCCGATATCCACATTCGTTTGCTGAAATCGCCCAGAATCGGGCTTCTGAGCAAACGAATGTGGATATCGGGTTAGCTATCGCTTGGTACCACTGCGCAGCTGCGAGGAGGAACGTGTCAGCCGCTGATCGTGACGCCCCTTGCCTGCGCGTGCTGGCGGATGGAGTCTGCCAGCGATAGCCACTGGTTGGACTGCACCACACTGCCCACATTGAACGTGACCACGTTGCCTTGCCTGGTTGGGAAGTGCTGCATGGCGCCGCTGAGTTGCTGGGGGTCGTCTACGGTGACGCGCACGAGG is a genomic window containing:
- a CDS encoding PPK2 family polyphosphate kinase, which translates into the protein MSWTTDPREVLRVTDDFDLATFDRNGKAGFDGTKSDGAQVMATRGELLAELQERLFAEGRAGGERSLLVVVQGLDTAGKGGVARHVMGMVDPQGVQLRSFGVPTEEEASHHFLWRIRRALPVPGRIGVFDRSHYEDVLVQRVDNIVPEDVWRGRYAEINSFEEQLVKNGTTVLKFALMVSYDEQARRLMERLDRPDKRWKFSASDLKTRAKWDDYQEAYADVFRFTNTEYAPWYVVPADRKWYVRAAITEIITRTLVDMKPRWPEAGFDVMAMREQLAQTMSKAALQESLDGTASTVESAIESSIDVRKEAIELHGDKHAAKQAKQQRKEWEADLATTLEQKEALLKSR
- a CDS encoding YbhB/YbcL family Raf kinase inhibitor-like protein; the protein is MRDPYNGIDGGAPLTVTSDDFSDGGSLPLECTAEFMGAGGRDVSPQLAWSEVPEGTKSIYLHVYDPDAPTPAGWWHWSVVNLPPTLRSLERDANGNLPDGAVVLKHDGGGVGYLGSAPPEGHGPHRYYFTVHALDTLLDVDEHTSATAAAFQTVGHVLARGSIVGTWEN
- a CDS encoding aldo/keto reductase family protein, with translation MKYRYAGNSGLKISEITYGNWLTHGSQVENEVATKCVHAALDAGITSFDTADVYANTVAESVLGEALKGQRRESLEIFTKVYWPTGPGGANDTGLSRKHIMESINGSLERLQTDYVDIYQAHRYDYETPLEETMQAFADVVRQGKALYIGVSEWTAEQIREGHQMARQLGFQLVTNQPQYSALWRVIEDKVVPTCDELGVSQIVWSPVAQGVLTGKYKPGEQPPAGSRATDDKGGKNMVARFLDNQQAVEQVQKLRPIADEAGLTMAQLAIAWVLHNPNVAAAIIGASRPEQVAENVEASNNPIGDDVWDAVNEVLDEVAEKDAQRTYESSPKERLT